In the Purpureocillium takamizusanense chromosome 5, complete sequence genome, one interval contains:
- the CDC10 gene encoding cell division control protein (EggNog:ENOG503NUHB~COG:D~COG:T~COG:Z) — protein MATMPASTIVPKSHVGFDSITSQIEKKLLKRGFQFNVICVGQTGLGKSTLINTIFASHLIDSKGRLQPEEPIRSTTEIQAVSHIIEENGVRLRLNIVDTPGYGDLVNNDRCWDPIVKYIKDQHSAYLRKELTAQRERYIQDTRIHCCLFFIQPSGHSLKPIDIVVLKKLSDVVNVVPVIAKADTLTVEERRDFKERIKEEFAFHNLKMFPYDNEEFDDEERALNGQIKSLVPFAVVGSEKSIIVDGKQVRGRQNRWGVINVEDENHCEFVYLRNFLLRTHLQDLIETTSQTHYETFRAKQLLALKESSAHGGGASSRPISPAADRELSRNSQRMAMNGY, from the exons ATGGCCACCATGCCTGCGAGCACTATTGTCCCCAAGAGCCACGTCGGTTTCGACAGCATCACGTCTCAGATTGAGAAGAAGCTGTTGAAGCGTGGTTTCCAGTTCAATGTCATCTGCGTTG GCCAGACTGGTCTGGGCAAGTCGACTCTGATCAACACCATCTTTGCTTCGCACCTCATCGACTCCAAGGGTCGCCTGCAGCCCGAGGAGCCCATCCGCTCCACCACCGAGATCCAGGCTGTGTCCCACATCATCGAGGAGAATGGCGTCCGACTGAGGCTCAACATTGTCGACACTCCCGGTTATGGCGATCTTGTCAACAACGACCGATGCTGGGACCCCATCGTCAAGTACATTAAGGACCAGCACTCTGCGTATCTGCGAAAGGAACTCACTGCCCAGCGCGAGCGCTATATCCAGGACACTCGCATCCACTGCTGCCTGTTCTTCATCCAGCCCTCCGGTCACTCCCTGAAGCCCATTGACATTGTTGTCCTCAAGAAGCTCTCAGATGTCGTCAATGTCGTGCCCGTTATTGCCAAGGCCGACACCCTCACCGTGGAGGAGCGTCGGGACTTCAAGGAGCGCATCAAGGAGGAGTTCGCCTTCCATAACCTCAAGATGTTCCCGTATGACAATGAGGAgttcgatgacgaggagcgTGCGCTGAATGGTCAGATCAAG AGCCTCGTGCCTTTCGCCGTTGTCGGGTCGGAGAAGTCCATCATTGTCGACGGAAAGCAGGTTCGCGGCCGCCAGAACCGATGGGGCGTCATCAACGTCGAAGACGAGAACCACTGCGAATTCGTCTACCTGCGCAACTTCCTGCTCCGAACACACCTCCAGGATCTCATTGAGACGACCTCTCAGACTCACTACGAGACTTTCCGTGccaagcagctgctggccctgaAGGAGAGCAGCGCacacggcggtggtgctaGCAGCCGACCCATCAGCCCCGCTGCTGATCGGGAGCTGAGCCGCAACTCGCAACGAATGGCCATGAACGGGTACTAG